In one window of Episyrphus balteatus chromosome 3, idEpiBalt1.1, whole genome shotgun sequence DNA:
- the LOC129915184 gene encoding uncharacterized protein LOC129915184 — MYCSTHSNNSDLILFRVVPVVPVVLYSRSNKIYTFAFLDDGSSLSLIDEDIARELKLKGTPRPLCLQWTGNTHRYEDNSEIISLQISGTAPKAERFTIADVHTVKKLQLPEQSVNFVRLQQQYKHLSGLPIESYERATPRLLIGLNNSKLSLPLRYREGNSNQPVATKTRLGWMVHGCFGAKPADMTCPYEFNGFHCCECDDSELQRLVKGFISSDTFGATNLEKTILSTEDQRALQLLNTYTIRRKGRFETCLLWKTDEIHMPDSLPMAKKRLSCLHKRMKREPHLAETLDNKIKEYVSKGYARKLSATELSVENQKAWYLPIFPVYNPNKPGKVRIVWDAAAKVQGVSLNSMLLKGPDQLTSLTSVIYKFRENPIAICADIMEMFHQVQIRNEDRSFQRFLWSKSDKQEPDVYVMNVMTFGATCSPCSAQFIKNKNADEFSQAFPRAARAIRENHYVDDLMDSVATEEEAIQLAKEVRFVHSQGGFKIRNWISNSTSVLKALNAEPTDSKDLNIDVELTTEKVLGMWWCTSVDCFTYKLSKSINNSELLFGVRRPTKRDVLRILMMIFDPLGLIAHFLMYVKVLLQDIWRSKVDWDEEIKDSEYTNWLKWVKFLPSMETLQIPRCYITHNPKSDFERQLHVFVDASENGFAAVAYLRNETIDGIECSLIGAKTRVAPLKNLSIPRLELQAAVLGARFAQSIEQSHNMSFSKIVFWSDSKTVLSWIRSDHRRYKQFVAVRVSELLDLTDISKWRWVPTKMNVADEATKWQKIPEFKTTSRWFTGPQFLKLHQEHWPQETPINENDTEEELKTCFLNIHTSRENIFRYNENSNWIRLLRSTAFALRFTYNARSKKFKYERSVGPLSRKELQSAEVALLKEAQYSVYAEEIADLQANQLIERSSILYSLCPGLDENGVMRAVGRIQYAEGVDENMKRPIILPRDHRVTFLIIMQVHCKYHHQHHETVVNEVRQKFHILQLRAALAAVRRACQVCKNNRVKPLHPIMAQLPPARLASFCRPFSFVGVDYFGPMNVTIHRRTEKRWGVLLTCLTTRAVHLEVAHSLSSDSCILAIRNFIGRRGTPIEMYSDNGTNFVGAERELREALQNINQNKLIETFTSTSTKWKFIPPGSPHMGGSWERLVRSVKTTLYQVMPDRNPSDELLRSMLIEVENIVNSRPLTYIPIDSENEEALTPNHFLLGSSSGSKPLAIFDDDIRVLKNNWLISQQFAEHFWKRWVREYLPTITRRAKWFEPVKQIEVGDIVVITDPNSPRNCWPKGRVVLTKTSKDNQVRSAFVKTQSGVYERPVIKLAVLDLTNSQDVSPRKDLPGGSVGNAVQIVPEESSR; from the coding sequence ATGTACTGCAGCACTCACAGCAACAACTCGGATCTCATCCTATTCCGTGTTGTGCCCGTAGTGCCCGTAGTGCTTTACAGTAGAAGCAACAAAATTTACACCTTCGCCTTCCTAGACGATGGCTCCTCTCTATCTTTAATAGACGAAGATATTGCTAGAGAGCTGAAGTTGAAAGGAACTCCACGGCCTCTTTGCTTGCAATGGACTGGGAATACCCACAGGTACGAAGATAACTCAGAAATAATTTCTCTTCAAATATCTGGCACAGCACCAAAAGCAGAAAGATTTACCATTGCAGATGTACACACGGTCAAGAAGCTACAGCTGCCTGAACAATCTGTAAACTTTGTTCGTCTTCAGCAACAATATAAACATTTGAGTGGATTACCAATAGAATCATATGAGCGCGCGACACCACGATTGCTTATCGGCCTGAATAATTCCAAGTTGAGCCTTCCCTTGAGGTATAGAGAGGGAAATTCGAATCAACCAGTTGCGACTAAAACACGTCTTGGTTGGATGGTGCATGGCTGTTTTGGTGCAAAACCTGCCGACATGACATGCCCTTACGAATTTAATGGCTTTCATTGTTGTGAATGCGACGATTCTGAATTACAGCGTTTGGTGAAAGGGTTTATTTCAAGTGACACCTTTGGAGCTACGAACCTTGAAAAGACAATTCTATCAACTGAGGATCAACGTGCATTACAATTGCTAAATACTTACACCATTCGAAGAAAAGGGCGCTTCGAAACATGTCTTCTGTGGAAGACCGATGAAATACATATGCCCGATAGCCTTCCAATGGCCAAAAAGAGATTGTCTTGTCTTCACAAACGCATGAAAAGAGAACCACATTTAGCTGAAACACTTgacaataaaattaaagaatacgTGTCCAAGGGCTATGCAAGAAAATTGTCTGCTACCGAATTATCTGTTGAAAACCAAAAAGCTTGGTATCTTCCGATCTTCCCGGTTTACAACCCAAACAAACCAGGAAAGGTGAGGATTGTGTGGGATGCGGCAGCTAAAGTTCAAGGCGTATCCTTAAATTCAATGCTACTCAAGGGTCCAGATCAACTAACCTCACTAACCTCGGTTATATATAAATTCAGAGAAAATCCCATTGCAATTTGCGCAGATATTATGGAAATGTTCCATCAGGTACAGATAAGGAACGAAGACCGCagttttcaaagatttttatgGAGCAAAAGCGATAAACAAGAGCCAGATGTATATGTGATGAACGTAATGACCTTTGGGGCGACATGCTCCCCTTGTTCTGCccagtttataaaaaataaaaatgctgaCGAGTTCAGTCAAGCATTTCCTAGAGCTGCCCGTGCCATTAGGGAAAACCATTATGTCGATGACCTAATGGACAGCGTAGCTACCGAAGAAGAGGCAATTCAACTGGCCAAAGAGGTTCGATTTGTGCATAGTCAGGGTGGGTTTAAAATAAGGAATTGGATTTCCAATTCGACGTCGGTCCTCAAAGCACTGAACGCAGAACCCACAGATAGTAAAGATTTAAACATCGATGTGGAACTGACCACAGAAAAAGTTCTGGGAATGTGGTGGTGCACGTCAGTAGACTGCTTTACATATAAACTTAGTAAAAGCATAAATAATTCCGAACTGCTTTTCGGTGTCCGGCGTCCCACGAAACGTGATGTTCTTAGGATTCTTATGATGATTTTTGACCCTTTAGGCTTGATAGCCCATTTTCTTATGTACGTCAAGGTTCTATTACAAGATATTTGGCGCTCAAAAGTGGACTGGGACGAAGAAATCAAAGATTCTGAGTACACGAATTGGCTGAAGTGGGTCAAATTCTTGCCTTCAATGGAAACGCTCCAAATTCCTCGATGCTACATCACTCATAACCCAAAAAGCGACTTTGAAAGACAGCTACATGTTTTCGTAGACGCTAGTGAAAACGGATTTGCTGCAGTAGCATACCTGAGAAATGAGACCATTGATGGAATTGAGTGTTCTCTTATCGGCGCTAAAACAAGAGTTGCTCCTCTGAAAAATCTTTCAATACCCAGACTTGAGTTGCAGGCTGCTGTCTTGGGTGCCCGATTTGCCCAGAGTATAGAGCAGTCGCATAATATGAGCttttcgaaaattgttttttggtcAGATTCAAAAACTGTACTCAGTTGGATTCGATCGGATCACCGAAGGTATAAACAATTTGTGGCCGTCAGAGTAAGCGAATTATTAGATCTCACTGACATATCAAAATGGCGATGGGTCCCCACGAAGATGAATGTAGCTGATGAGGCAACAAAGTGGCAGAAGATCCCAGAATTCAAAACCACGAGTCGGTGGTTTACTGGACCCCAATTCCTTAAGCTACATCAGGAACATTGGCCACAGGAAACTCCCATTAATGAAAACGATACAGAAGAAGAACTTAAAACATGCTTCCTCAATATCCACACATCTAGAGAAAATATATTTCGTTATAATGAAAACTCTAACTGGATACGGTTGCTGAGAAGTACAGCTTTCGCACTCCGCTTTACTTATAATGCGCGTAGtaagaaatttaaatatgaGAGATCGGTCGGACCCCTTTCCCGAAAAGAACTTCAGTCTGCCGAGGTTGCACTTCTTAAAGAAGCTCAGTATAGTGTGTATGCTGAGGAAATCGCAGACTTACAAGCTAACCAACTGATAGAACGATCTAGCATATTATACAGTCTTTGTCCAGGTTTGGATGAAAATGGCGTCATGAGGGCAGTCGGAAGGATTCAGTATGCAGAAGGGGTCGATGAGAATATGAAACGCCCAATTATCCTTCCAAGAGATCATCGAGTGACCTTTCTAATTATTATGCAGGTACACTGTAAGTACCACCATCAACACCATGAGACGGTAGTCAACGAAGTTCGGCAAAAATTCCACATATTACAACTGAGAGCTGCTCTAGCCGCAGTAAGACGGGCCTGTCAGGTATGCAAGAACAATAGAGTTAAGCCACTTCATCCTATTATGGCCCAACTTCCACCAGCCCGGCTTGCTTCCTTTTGCCGTCCGTTTTCTTTCGTCGGAGTAGACTACTTTGGACCAATGAACGTAACCATTCACCgaagaacagaaaaaagatGGGGTGTGCTTCTGACATGCCTCACAACTAGAGCGGTACATCTTGAGGTAGCACACTCACTGTCATCGGACTCGTGTATTTTGGCGATCCGAAACTTCATAGGCCGTCGTGGAACCCCAATCGAAATGTACAGCGATAACGGGACAAATTTCGTTGGGGCTGAGAGAGAGCTTCGGGAAGCACTtcaaaatataaaccaaaacaaGCTCATAGAAACCTTTACTTCAACATCAACTAAGTGGAAGTTCATCCCTCCAGGATCGCCGCATATGGGAGGAAGTTGGGAAAGGCTAGTAAGATCTGTAAAAACTACACTTTACCAAGTTATGCCAGACCGGAATCCTTCCGACGAACTTCTCCGTAGTATGCTCATCGAGGTAGAAAATATCGTTAATTCACGACCGTTAACATACATCCCTATCGATAGTGAAAACGAAGAGGCACTTACTCCTAATCATTTTCTGCTAGGCTCTTCGAGTGGTTCTAAACCACTAGCAATATTTGATGACGACATAAGGGTGCTAAAAAATAATTGGTTAATATCGCAGCAGTTCGCGGAACACTTTTGGAAACGATGGGTACGAGAGTATCTTCCCACAATAACTCGTCGTGCAAAATGGTTCGAGCCAGTAAAACAAATAGAAGTCGGTGACATAGTAGTCATCACAGATCCAAACAGCCCCAGGAATTGTTGGCCAAAAGGTCGAGTGGTACTGACCAAAACTTCCAAAGATAACCAAGTCCGCAGCGCCTTTGTCAAAACACAGTCGGGTGTGTACGAAAGACCTGTGATTAAACTAGCGGTCCTAGACCTTACGAATTCTCAAGATGTAAGTCCACGGAAGGATCTACCTGGGGGAAGTGTTGGCAATGCTGTACAAATTGTACCAGAAGAATCCTCCCGTTGA